A part of Rhinolophus ferrumequinum isolate MPI-CBG mRhiFer1 chromosome 11, mRhiFer1_v1.p, whole genome shotgun sequence genomic DNA contains:
- the MADD gene encoding MAP kinase-activating death domain protein isoform X24, producing the protein MVQKKKFCPRLLDYLVIVGARHPSSDSVAQTPELLRRYPLEDHAEFPLPPDVVFFCQPEGCLSVRQRRMSLRDDTSFVFTLTDKDTGVTRYGICVNFYRSFQKRMPKEKGEAGAGSRGKDGARASCASEELGTESSESGSSLQPPSTDSTPDVNQSPRGKRRAKAGSRSRNSTLTSLCVLSHYPFFSTFRECLYTLKRMVDCCSERLLGKKLGLPRGIQRDTMWRIFTGSLLVEERSSALLHDLREIEAWIYRLLRSPVPVSGQKRVDIEVLPQELQQALTFALPDPSRFSLVDFPLHLPLELLGVDACLQVLTCILLEHKVVLQSRDYNALSMSVMAFVAMIYPLEYMFPVIPLLPTCMASAEQLLLAPTPYIIGVPASFFLYKLDFKMPDDVWLVDLDSSRVIAPTNAEVLPVLPEPESLELKKHLKQALASMSLNTQPILNLEKFHEGQEIPLLLGKPSNDLQSTPSTEFNPLIYGNDVDSVDVATRVAMVRFFNSPNVLQGFQMHTRTLRLFPRPVVAFQAGSFLASRPRQTPFAEKLARTQAVEYFGEWILNPTNYAFQRIHNNMFDPALIGDKPKWYAHQLQPIHYRVYDGNSQLAEALSVPPERDSDSEPTDDSGSDSMEYDDSSSSYSSLGDFVSEMMKCDINGDTPNVDPLTHAALGDASEVKIDELQNQKEAEEPGPDSENSQENPPPRSSTAASSSPSTTVHGASSAPADSAEMDDKAAGGLCRPLPPVPPSVGKSGVDRRQTEIGEGSVRRRTYDNPYFEPQYGFPPEEDEDEQGESYTPRFSQHVSGNRAQRLLRPNSLKLASDSDAESDSRASSPTSTVSNNSTEGFGGIMSFASSLYRNHSTSFSLSNLTLPTKGARDKTTPFPSLKVFGLNTLMEIVTEAGPGSGEGNRRALVDQKSSVIKHSPTVKREPPSPQGRSSNSSENQQFLKEVVHSVLDGQGVGWLNMKKVRRLLESEQLRVFVLSKLNRTVQSEDDARQDVIPDVEISRKVYKGMLDLLKCTVLSLEQSYAHAGLGGMASIFGLLEIAQTHYYSKEPDKRKRSPTETVITPVGKDLGLAGRGDPKAMAQLRVPQLGPRAPSATGKGPKELDTRSLKEENFVASVELWNKHQEVKKQKAMEKQRPEVIKPVFDLGETEEKKSQISADSGVSLTSGSQRTDPDSVTGVSPPVMIRSSSQDSEVSTVSNSSGETLGADSDLSSNAGDGPGGEGSTHLTSSRGTLSDSEIETNSATSAIFGKAHSLKPSVKEKLVGSPVRSSEDVSQRVYLYEGLLGRDKGSMWDQLEDAAMETFSMSKERSTLWDQMQFWEDAFLDAVMLEREGMGMDQGPQEMIDRYLSLGEHDRKRLEDDEDRLLATLLHNLISYMLLVKVNKNDIRKKVRRLMGKSHIGLVYSQQINEVLDQLTDLNGRDLSIRSSGSRHIKKQTFVVHAGTDTNGDIFFMEVCDDCVVLRSNIGTVYERWWYEKLINMTYCPKTKVLCLWRRNGSETQLNKFYTKKCRELYYCVKDSMERAAARQQSIKPGPELGGEFPVQDMKTGEGGLLQVTLEGINLKFMHNQFLKLKKW; encoded by the exons ATGGTGCAAAAGAAGAAGTTCTGTCCTCGGTTACTTGACTATCTGGTGATCGTAGGCGCCAG GCACCCGAGCAGTGACAGTGTGGCCCAGACTCCAGAGCTGCTCCGGCGATACCCGCTAGAGGACCATGCCGAGTTTCCCCTGCCCCCAGACGTAGTGTTTTTCTGCCAGCCCGAGGGCTGTCTGAGTGTGCGGCAACGGCGCATGAGCCTGCGGGATGACACCTCTTTTGTCTTCACCCTCACTGACAAGGACACTGGAGTCACGCGTTATGGCATCTGTGTTAACTTCTACCGCTCCTTTCAGAAGCGAATGCCTAAGGAAAAGGGGGAAGCTGGAGCAGGGTCCCGGGGGAAGGACGGAGCCCGGGCCAGCTGTGCCTCAGAAGAGCTTGGCACCGAGAGCTCGGAGAGTGGCTCGTCCCTGCAGCCCCCCAGCACTGACTCCACCCCTGATGTGAACCAGTCTCCTCGTGGAAAGCGCCGGGCCAAGGCGGGGAGCCGTTCCCGCAACAGTACTCTGACGTCCCTGTGCGTGCTCAGCCACTACCCCTTCTTCTCCACCTTCCGGGAGTGTCTGTACACCCTCAAACGTATGGTGGACTGCTGTAGCGAGCGACTGCTGGGCAAGAAGCTGGGCCTCCCTCGAGGCATACAAAG GGACACCATGTGGCGCATCTTTACGGGATCACTGCTAGTGGAGGAGAGGTCAAGTGCCCTTCTGCACGACCTTCGAGAGATTGAGGCCTGGATCTATCGACTGCTGCGTTCCCCGGTCCCCGTCTCTGGGCAGAAGCGAGTAGACATTGAGGTCCTGCCCCAGGAGCTCCAGCAGGCTCTGACCTTTGCTCTCCCAGACCCCTCTCGGTTCAGCCTGGTGGATTTCCCGCTGCACCTTCCCTTGGAACTTCTGGGTGTGGATGCCTGTCTTCAGGTGCTAACCTGCATCCTGTTAGAGCACAAG GTGGTGCTACAGTCCCGAGACTACAACGCACTGTCCATGTCTGTGATGGCATTTGTGGCAATGATCTACCCCCTGGAGTATATGTTTCCTGTTATCCCACTGCTGCCCACCTGTATGGCATCAGCAGAGCAG CTGCTGTTGGCTCCAACGCCGTACATCATCGGTGTCCCTGCCAGCTTCTTCCTCTACAAACTGGACTTCAAAATGCCTGATGATGTATGGCTAGTGGATCTGGACAGCAGTCGG GTGATTGCTCCCACCAATGCAGAAGTGCTACCTGTCCTGCCAGAACCAGAGTCATTAGAATTGAAAAAACACTTAAAGCAG GCCCTCGCCAGCATGAGTCTCAACACCCAGCCAATCCTCAATCTGGAGAAATTCCATGAGGGCCAGGAGATCCCCCTTCTCTTGGGAAAGCCTTCTAATGACCTGCAGTCCACACCGTCCACTGAATTCAACCCTCTCATCTATGGCAATGACGTGGATTCTGTGGATGTCGCCACCAG AGTGGCCATGGTCCGTTTCTTCAACTCCCCCAACGTGCTGCAGGGCTTTCAGATGCACACGCGCACCCTGCGTCTCTTCCCGCGGCCTGTGGTAGCTTTTCAGGCTGGCTCCTTTCTAGCCTCACGTCCCCGGCAGACTCCTTTCGCTGAGAAATTGGCCAGGACTCAGGCTGTGGAGTACTTTGGGGAATGGATCCTTAACCCCACCAACTATGCCTTTCAGCGAATTCACAACA ACATGTTTGATCCGGCTCTGATCGGTGACAAGCCAAAGTGGTATGCTCACCAGCTGCAGCCCATCCATTATCGAGTCTATGATGGCAATTCCCAGCTGGCGGAGGCGCTGAGTGTGCCCCCAGAGCGTGACTCCGATTCTGAGCCCACTGATGACAG TGGCAGTGATAGTATGGAGTATGATGACTCAAGCTCTTCTTACTCCTCCCTTGGTGACTTTGTTAGTGAAATGATGAAATGTGACATCAATGGTGATACTCCTA ACGTGGATCCTCTGACACATGCGGCCTTGGGAGATGCCAGTGAGGTGAAGATTGACGAGCTGCAGAaccagaaggaagcagaggaacCTGGCCCAGACAGCGAGAACTCGCAGGAAAACCCCCCACCGCGCTCCAGCACCGCcgccagcagcagccccagcaccACCGTCCACGGAGCCAGTTCT GCACCTGCTGACTCAGCGGAGATGGATGATAAGGCGGCAGGAGGCCTCTGCAGACCCCTCCCTCCCGTGCCTCCCAGCGTTGGCAAATCGGGCGTGGACAGGCGTCAGACAGAAATTGGAGAGGGGTCAGTGCGCCGGCGAACCTATGACAACCCATACTTCGAGCCCCAATATGGCTTTCCCCCTGAGGAAGATGAGGATGAGCAGGGGGAAAGTTATACTCCCCGATTCAGCCAACATGTCAGTGGCAATCG GGCTCAAAGGCTGCTGCGGCCCAACAGCTTGAAACTGGCAAGCGACTCCGATGCAGAGTCAGACTCTCGAGCGAGCTCTCCCACCTCCACCGTCTCCAACAACAGCACCGAGGGCTTCGGGGGCATCATGTCTTTTGCCA GCAGCCTATATCGGAACCACAGTACAAGCTTCAGTCTTTCAAACCTCACACTGCCCACCAAAGGTGCTCGGGACAAGACCACGCCCTTCCCCAGTCTGAAAG TATTTGGGCTAAATACTCTAATGGAGATTGTTACTGAAGCCGGCCCCGGGAGTGGTGAAG GAAACAGGAGGGCCTTAGTGGACCAGAAGTCATCTGTCATTAAACACAGCCCAACAGTGAAGAGAGAGCCTCCATCACCCCAGGGTCGATCCAGCAATTCTAg TGAGAACCAGCAGTTCCTGAAGGAGGTGGTGCACAGCGTGCTGGATGGCCAGGGGGTTGGCTGGCTCAACATGAAAAAGGTGCGACGGCTGCTGGAGAGCGAGCAGCTGCGAGTCTTCGTCCTGAGCAAGCTGAACCGCACCGTGCAGTCAGAGGACGATGCCCGGCAGGACGTCATCCCAGATGTG GAGATCAGCCGAAAGGTGTACAAGGGAATGCTAGACCTGCTCAAGTGCACGGTGCTCAGTCTGGAGCAGTCCTATGCCCACGCAGGTCTCGGCGGCATGGCCAGCATCTTCGGCCTTCTGGAGATCGCGCAGACCCACTATTATAGCAAAG AACCAGACAAGCGGAAGAGAAGTCCAACAGAGACTGTAATTACACCAGTTGGCAAGGATCTTGGCCTGGCCGGGCGGGGAGACCCAAAGGCGATGGCACAGCTAAGAGTTCCCCAGCTGGGACCTCGGGCACCAAGTGCTACAGGAAAGGGTCCCAAGGAACTGGACACCAGAAGTTTAAAGGAAGAGAATTTTGTAGCGTCTGTTG AATTGTGGAACAAGCACCAggaagtgaaaaagcaaaaagcTATGGAAAAACAGA GGCCTGAAGTAATCAAACCTGTCTTCGACCTTGGtgagacagaggagaaaaagtCCCAGATCAGCGCAGATAGTGGTGTGAGCCTGACATCTGGTTCCCAG AGGACTGATCCCGACTCCGTCACTGGTGTGAGTCCACCTGTTATGATCCGAAGTTCAAGTCAGGATTCTGAAGTTAGCACC gtGAGTAATAGTTCTGGAGAGACCCTTGGAGCAGACAGTGACTTGAGCAGCAACGCAGGTGATGGACCAGGTGGCGAGGGAAGCACCCACTTGACAAGCTCTCGGGGTACTTTGTCTGATAGTGAAATTGAGACCAACTCTGCCACCAGCGCCATCTTT GGTAAAGCCCACAGCTTGAAGCCGAGTGTAAAGGAGAAGCTGGTGGGCAGCCCAGTACGCTCTTCTGAAGATGTAAGCCAGCGAGTTTATCTCTACGAGGGACTCCTAG GAAGGGACAAAGGATCGATGTGGGACCAGTTAGAGGATGCTGCTATGGAGACCTTTTCTATGA GCAAAGAACGTTCTACCTTATGGGACCAAATGCAGTTCTGGGAAGATGCGTTCTTAGATGCTGTGATGTTGGAGAGAGAAGGGATGGGTATGGACCAGGGTCCCCAGGAAATGATAGACAG GTACCTGTCCTTGGGAGAACATGACCGGAAGCGCCTAGAGGATGATGAAGATCGCTTGCTGGCCACACTGTTGCACAATCTCATCTCCTACATGCTCCTGGTGAAG GTAAATAAGAATGACATCCGGAAGAAAGTGAGACGCCTAATGGGAAAGTCCCATATTGGGCTTGTGTACAGCCAGCAAATCAATGAAGTGCTTGATCAGCTGACAGACCTG AATGGACGTGATCTTTCTATTCGGTCCAGTGGCAGCCGGCACATAAAGAAGCAGACATTTGTGGTACATGCGGGGACAGACACAAATGGAGATATCTTTTTTATGGAG GTGTGTGACGACTGCGTGGTGTTACGCAGTAACATCGGGACGGTATACGAGCGCTGGTGGTACGAGAAGCTCATCAACATGACCTACTGTCCCAAGACCAAGGTCTTGTGCTTGTGGCGTAGAAACGGCTCTGAGACCCAGCTCAACAAATTCTACACCAAGAAG TGTCGGGAGCTGTACTACTGTGTGAAGGATAGCATGGAGCGTGCGGCCGCCCGCCAGCAAAGCATCAAACCTG GACCTGAACTAGGTGGCGAGTTCCCTGTGCAGGACATGAAGACTGGTGAGGGTGGCTTGCTGCAGGTCACCCTAGAAGGGATCAATCTCAAGTTCATGCACAACCAG TTCCTGAAATTAAAGAAGTGGTGA
- the MADD gene encoding MAP kinase-activating death domain protein isoform X47 has product MVQKKKFCPRLLDYLVIVGARHPSSDSVAQTPELLRRYPLEDHAEFPLPPDVVFFCQPEGCLSVRQRRMSLRDDTSFVFTLTDKDTGVTRYGICVNFYRSFQKRMPKEKGEAGAGSRGKDGARASCASEELGTESSESGSSLQPPSTDSTPDVNQSPRGKRRAKAGSRSRNSTLTSLCVLSHYPFFSTFRECLYTLKRMVDCCSERLLGKKLGLPRGIQRDTMWRIFTGSLLVEERSSALLHDLREIEAWIYRLLRSPVPVSGQKRVDIEVLPQELQQALTFALPDPSRFSLVDFPLHLPLELLGVDACLQVLTCILLEHKVVLQSRDYNALSMSVMAFVAMIYPLEYMFPVIPLLPTCMASAEQLLLAPTPYIIGVPASFFLYKLDFKMPDDVWLVDLDSSRVIAPTNAEVLPVLPEPESLELKKHLKQALASMSLNTQPILNLEKFHEGQEIPLLLGKPSNDLQSTPSTEFNPLIYGNDVDSVDVATRVAMVRFFNSPNVLQGFQMHTRTLRLFPRPVVAFQAGSFLASRPRQTPFAEKLARTQAVEYFGEWILNPTNYAFQRIHNNMFDPALIGDKPKWYAHQLQPIHYRVYDGNSQLAEALSVPPERDSDSEPTDDSGSDSMEYDDSSSSYSSLGDFVSEMMKCDINGDTPNVDPLTHAALGDASEVKIDELQNQKEAEEPGPDSENSQENPPPRSSTAASSSPSTTVHGASSAPADSAEMDDKAAGGLCRPLPPVPPSVGKSGVDRRQTEIGEGAQRLLRPNSLKLASDSDAESDSRASSPTSTVSNNSTEGFGGIMSFASSLYRNHSTSFSLSNLTLPTKGARDKTTPFPSLKGNRRALVDQKSSVIKHSPTVKREPPSPQGRSSNSSENQQFLKEVVHSVLDGQGVGWLNMKKVRRLLESEQLRVFVLSKLNRTVQSEDDARQDVIPDVEISRKVYKGMLDLLKCTVLSLEQSYAHAGLGGMASIFGLLEIAQTHYYSKEPDKRKRSPTETVITPVGKDLGLAGRGDPKAMAQLRVPQLGPRAPSATGKGPKELDTRSLKEENFVASVGPEVIKPVFDLGETEEKKSQISADSGVSLTSGSQRTDPDSVTGVSPPVMIRSSSQDSEVSTVVSNSSGETLGADSDLSSNAGDGPGGEGSTHLTSSRGTLSDSEIETNSATSAIFGKAHSLKPSVKEKLVGSPVRSSEDVSQRVYLYEGLLGRDKGSMWDQLEDAAMETFSMSKERSTLWDQMQFWEDAFLDAVMLEREGMGMDQGPQEMIDRYLSLGEHDRKRLEDDEDRLLATLLHNLISYMLLVKVNKNDIRKKVRRLMGKSHIGLVYSQQINEVLDQLTDLNGRDLSIRSSGSRHIKKQTFVVHAGTDTNGDIFFMEVCDDCVVLRSNIGTVYERWWYEKLINMTYCPKTKVLCLWRRNGSETQLNKFYTKKCRELYYCVKDSMERAAARQQSIKPGPELGGEFPVQDMKTGEGGLLQVTLEGINLKFMHNQFLKLKKW; this is encoded by the exons ATGGTGCAAAAGAAGAAGTTCTGTCCTCGGTTACTTGACTATCTGGTGATCGTAGGCGCCAG GCACCCGAGCAGTGACAGTGTGGCCCAGACTCCAGAGCTGCTCCGGCGATACCCGCTAGAGGACCATGCCGAGTTTCCCCTGCCCCCAGACGTAGTGTTTTTCTGCCAGCCCGAGGGCTGTCTGAGTGTGCGGCAACGGCGCATGAGCCTGCGGGATGACACCTCTTTTGTCTTCACCCTCACTGACAAGGACACTGGAGTCACGCGTTATGGCATCTGTGTTAACTTCTACCGCTCCTTTCAGAAGCGAATGCCTAAGGAAAAGGGGGAAGCTGGAGCAGGGTCCCGGGGGAAGGACGGAGCCCGGGCCAGCTGTGCCTCAGAAGAGCTTGGCACCGAGAGCTCGGAGAGTGGCTCGTCCCTGCAGCCCCCCAGCACTGACTCCACCCCTGATGTGAACCAGTCTCCTCGTGGAAAGCGCCGGGCCAAGGCGGGGAGCCGTTCCCGCAACAGTACTCTGACGTCCCTGTGCGTGCTCAGCCACTACCCCTTCTTCTCCACCTTCCGGGAGTGTCTGTACACCCTCAAACGTATGGTGGACTGCTGTAGCGAGCGACTGCTGGGCAAGAAGCTGGGCCTCCCTCGAGGCATACAAAG GGACACCATGTGGCGCATCTTTACGGGATCACTGCTAGTGGAGGAGAGGTCAAGTGCCCTTCTGCACGACCTTCGAGAGATTGAGGCCTGGATCTATCGACTGCTGCGTTCCCCGGTCCCCGTCTCTGGGCAGAAGCGAGTAGACATTGAGGTCCTGCCCCAGGAGCTCCAGCAGGCTCTGACCTTTGCTCTCCCAGACCCCTCTCGGTTCAGCCTGGTGGATTTCCCGCTGCACCTTCCCTTGGAACTTCTGGGTGTGGATGCCTGTCTTCAGGTGCTAACCTGCATCCTGTTAGAGCACAAG GTGGTGCTACAGTCCCGAGACTACAACGCACTGTCCATGTCTGTGATGGCATTTGTGGCAATGATCTACCCCCTGGAGTATATGTTTCCTGTTATCCCACTGCTGCCCACCTGTATGGCATCAGCAGAGCAG CTGCTGTTGGCTCCAACGCCGTACATCATCGGTGTCCCTGCCAGCTTCTTCCTCTACAAACTGGACTTCAAAATGCCTGATGATGTATGGCTAGTGGATCTGGACAGCAGTCGG GTGATTGCTCCCACCAATGCAGAAGTGCTACCTGTCCTGCCAGAACCAGAGTCATTAGAATTGAAAAAACACTTAAAGCAG GCCCTCGCCAGCATGAGTCTCAACACCCAGCCAATCCTCAATCTGGAGAAATTCCATGAGGGCCAGGAGATCCCCCTTCTCTTGGGAAAGCCTTCTAATGACCTGCAGTCCACACCGTCCACTGAATTCAACCCTCTCATCTATGGCAATGACGTGGATTCTGTGGATGTCGCCACCAG AGTGGCCATGGTCCGTTTCTTCAACTCCCCCAACGTGCTGCAGGGCTTTCAGATGCACACGCGCACCCTGCGTCTCTTCCCGCGGCCTGTGGTAGCTTTTCAGGCTGGCTCCTTTCTAGCCTCACGTCCCCGGCAGACTCCTTTCGCTGAGAAATTGGCCAGGACTCAGGCTGTGGAGTACTTTGGGGAATGGATCCTTAACCCCACCAACTATGCCTTTCAGCGAATTCACAACA ACATGTTTGATCCGGCTCTGATCGGTGACAAGCCAAAGTGGTATGCTCACCAGCTGCAGCCCATCCATTATCGAGTCTATGATGGCAATTCCCAGCTGGCGGAGGCGCTGAGTGTGCCCCCAGAGCGTGACTCCGATTCTGAGCCCACTGATGACAG TGGCAGTGATAGTATGGAGTATGATGACTCAAGCTCTTCTTACTCCTCCCTTGGTGACTTTGTTAGTGAAATGATGAAATGTGACATCAATGGTGATACTCCTA ACGTGGATCCTCTGACACATGCGGCCTTGGGAGATGCCAGTGAGGTGAAGATTGACGAGCTGCAGAaccagaaggaagcagaggaacCTGGCCCAGACAGCGAGAACTCGCAGGAAAACCCCCCACCGCGCTCCAGCACCGCcgccagcagcagccccagcaccACCGTCCACGGAGCCAGTTCT GCACCTGCTGACTCAGCGGAGATGGATGATAAGGCGGCAGGAGGCCTCTGCAGACCCCTCCCTCCCGTGCCTCCCAGCGTTGGCAAATCGGGCGTGGACAGGCGTCAGACAGAAATTGGAGAGGG GGCTCAAAGGCTGCTGCGGCCCAACAGCTTGAAACTGGCAAGCGACTCCGATGCAGAGTCAGACTCTCGAGCGAGCTCTCCCACCTCCACCGTCTCCAACAACAGCACCGAGGGCTTCGGGGGCATCATGTCTTTTGCCA GCAGCCTATATCGGAACCACAGTACAAGCTTCAGTCTTTCAAACCTCACACTGCCCACCAAAGGTGCTCGGGACAAGACCACGCCCTTCCCCAGTCTGAAAG GAAACAGGAGGGCCTTAGTGGACCAGAAGTCATCTGTCATTAAACACAGCCCAACAGTGAAGAGAGAGCCTCCATCACCCCAGGGTCGATCCAGCAATTCTAg TGAGAACCAGCAGTTCCTGAAGGAGGTGGTGCACAGCGTGCTGGATGGCCAGGGGGTTGGCTGGCTCAACATGAAAAAGGTGCGACGGCTGCTGGAGAGCGAGCAGCTGCGAGTCTTCGTCCTGAGCAAGCTGAACCGCACCGTGCAGTCAGAGGACGATGCCCGGCAGGACGTCATCCCAGATGTG GAGATCAGCCGAAAGGTGTACAAGGGAATGCTAGACCTGCTCAAGTGCACGGTGCTCAGTCTGGAGCAGTCCTATGCCCACGCAGGTCTCGGCGGCATGGCCAGCATCTTCGGCCTTCTGGAGATCGCGCAGACCCACTATTATAGCAAAG AACCAGACAAGCGGAAGAGAAGTCCAACAGAGACTGTAATTACACCAGTTGGCAAGGATCTTGGCCTGGCCGGGCGGGGAGACCCAAAGGCGATGGCACAGCTAAGAGTTCCCCAGCTGGGACCTCGGGCACCAAGTGCTACAGGAAAGGGTCCCAAGGAACTGGACACCAGAAGTTTAAAGGAAGAGAATTTTGTAGCGTCTGTTG GGCCTGAAGTAATCAAACCTGTCTTCGACCTTGGtgagacagaggagaaaaagtCCCAGATCAGCGCAGATAGTGGTGTGAGCCTGACATCTGGTTCCCAG AGGACTGATCCCGACTCCGTCACTGGTGTGAGTCCACCTGTTATGATCCGAAGTTCAAGTCAGGATTCTGAAGTTAGCACCGTG gtGAGTAATAGTTCTGGAGAGACCCTTGGAGCAGACAGTGACTTGAGCAGCAACGCAGGTGATGGACCAGGTGGCGAGGGAAGCACCCACTTGACAAGCTCTCGGGGTACTTTGTCTGATAGTGAAATTGAGACCAACTCTGCCACCAGCGCCATCTTT GGTAAAGCCCACAGCTTGAAGCCGAGTGTAAAGGAGAAGCTGGTGGGCAGCCCAGTACGCTCTTCTGAAGATGTAAGCCAGCGAGTTTATCTCTACGAGGGACTCCTAG GAAGGGACAAAGGATCGATGTGGGACCAGTTAGAGGATGCTGCTATGGAGACCTTTTCTATGA GCAAAGAACGTTCTACCTTATGGGACCAAATGCAGTTCTGGGAAGATGCGTTCTTAGATGCTGTGATGTTGGAGAGAGAAGGGATGGGTATGGACCAGGGTCCCCAGGAAATGATAGACAG GTACCTGTCCTTGGGAGAACATGACCGGAAGCGCCTAGAGGATGATGAAGATCGCTTGCTGGCCACACTGTTGCACAATCTCATCTCCTACATGCTCCTGGTGAAG GTAAATAAGAATGACATCCGGAAGAAAGTGAGACGCCTAATGGGAAAGTCCCATATTGGGCTTGTGTACAGCCAGCAAATCAATGAAGTGCTTGATCAGCTGACAGACCTG AATGGACGTGATCTTTCTATTCGGTCCAGTGGCAGCCGGCACATAAAGAAGCAGACATTTGTGGTACATGCGGGGACAGACACAAATGGAGATATCTTTTTTATGGAG GTGTGTGACGACTGCGTGGTGTTACGCAGTAACATCGGGACGGTATACGAGCGCTGGTGGTACGAGAAGCTCATCAACATGACCTACTGTCCCAAGACCAAGGTCTTGTGCTTGTGGCGTAGAAACGGCTCTGAGACCCAGCTCAACAAATTCTACACCAAGAAG TGTCGGGAGCTGTACTACTGTGTGAAGGATAGCATGGAGCGTGCGGCCGCCCGCCAGCAAAGCATCAAACCTG GACCTGAACTAGGTGGCGAGTTCCCTGTGCAGGACATGAAGACTGGTGAGGGTGGCTTGCTGCAGGTCACCCTAGAAGGGATCAATCTCAAGTTCATGCACAACCAG TTCCTGAAATTAAAGAAGTGGTGA